A window of the Citrus sinensis cultivar Valencia sweet orange chromosome 9, DVS_A1.0, whole genome shotgun sequence genome harbors these coding sequences:
- the LOC102620224 gene encoding uncharacterized protein LOC102620224 yields the protein MSGGVGATSKDISLPKEHEVAFKQQDDPTSFQSTKSTATPSKASSNFLSFRQLNALAVVTVFAASSMISAEDFAFVIFSLIYMFFLFKIAFPPPPQSKESSVFDPNTTILRVYVLVGAIIGLLLPIAYILEGIFEGDKEGIKAAAPHVFLLASQVFMEGVAFSDKFSTPIRVFVPVFYNSRRIFTIVDWLKTEFSKAEGDNSASARRLYLGRALALANMAFWCFNLFGFLLPVYLPKAFKKYYCANGNKGKEM from the exons atgtcaGGTGGGGTTGGAGCAACAAGCAAAGACATAAGCCTCCCAAAAGAACACGAAGTAGCATTCAAGCAGCAAGATGATCCGACATCATTTCAATCCACTAAAAGCACTGCAACTCCTAGTAAAGCATCATCAAATTTTCTAAGCTTTCGCCAACTCAATGCCCTCGCAGTCGTCACAGTTTTCGCAGCAAGTAGCATGATAAGTGCTGAAGATTTCGCTTTTGTGATCTTTTCACTCATCTAcatgttctttcttttcaagatCGCCTTCCCGCCACCACCCCAATCTAAAGAATCCTCTGTTTTCGATCCCAATACCACCATTCTTCGCGTCTACGTATTGGTCGGTGCCATTATAGGGCTGCTTCTCCCAATAGCTTATATATTAGAAGGCATATTTGAGGGTGATAAAGAAGGGATCAAAGCAGCAGCACCCCATGTGTTTCTTCTGGCCAGTCAAGTTTTCATGGAAGGGGTGGCCTTCTCGGATAAGTTCTCGACGCCAATTCGCGTTTTCGTGCCCGTTTTTTACAATTCCAGGAGGATTTTCACTATTGTCGACTGGTTAAAGACAGAGTTCTCAAAGGCAGAAGGAGATAACAGTGCATCAGCGAGAAGGCTGTATCTTGGGAGAGCCCTTGCTTTGGCTAATATGGCCTTCTGGTGCTTCAATCTTTTTGGGTTCTTGCTGCCTGTTTATCTCCCCAAAGCTTTTAAGAAGTATTACTGTGCTAATGGGAATAAG GGCAAGGAAATGTAA
- the LOC102620512 gene encoding SKP1-like protein 21 yields MSEGAMAVVKPEMKSYIWVQTTDGSIQQVEEEVAMFCPMICREIIQTGMGSSKNYAISLPQRVNPAIFGLVLDYCRFHQVPGRSNKERKMFDEKFIRMDTKKLCELTSAADSLQLKPLVDLTSRALARIIEGKTPEEIRETFHLPDDLTEEEKLEPLNNVTDDPRIRLLNRLYARKRKELKEREKLKNVEVEEEHVDERSVDDLLSFINGGNGDSKGIKTNKNKKKNRRRKDQLKDSSTNNLNGNHKEFNSLHSAFHNGGLNDIAVSTPHKTSKLQCSTAVTCSPKMEFDDGEIDDDLDPAMKEELDREVEDFARRLNSDWPQRMQEILSLGQDRRLVQVSMNGNCSSRRCTSLDSR; encoded by the exons ATGTCCGAAGGTGCAATGGCAGTAGTCAAACCTGAG ATGAAGTCTTATATCTGGGTCCAAACTACTGATGGTTCAATCCAGCAAGTAGAAGAGGAGGTTGCCATGTTTTGTCCCATGATTTGCCGAGAGATTATTCAAACAGGAATGGGATCTTCCAAAAACTATGCTATATCACTTCCACAAAGGGTCAATCCTGCTATTTTTGGATTGGTACTTGATTACTGCCGGTTTCATCAAGTACCAGGCCGCTCAAATAAG GAACGTAAAATGTTTGATGAGAAGTTTATCCGTATGGATACTAAAAAGTTGTGTGAGCTTACTTCTGCTGCTGACAGCCTCCAATTAAAGCCTTTGGTGGATCTCACTAGTCGTGCGCTTGCTCGAATTATTGAAGGAAAAACTCCTGAGGAAATACGCGAGACATTTCATTTACCAGATGATCTCACGGAG GAAGAGAAGTTGGAACCCTTAAATAATGTAACTGATGATCCGCGTATTCGGCTTTTGAATCGATTATATGCGAGGAAGAGGAAAGAGTTAAAAGAGAGGGAGAAACTTAAG AATGTTGAGGTCGAGGAGGAGCATGTGGATGAGCGCTCAGTTGATGATCTATTGTCATTTATAAATGGGGGGAATGGAG ATTCAAAGGGgattaaaacaaacaagaacaaaaagaaaaaccgaAGAAGAAAAGATCAACTAAAGGACTCTTCTACAAACAATTTAAATGGAAACCACAAG GAGTTCAACTCTCTCCATTCAGCTTTCCATAATGGCGGGCTTAATGATATTGCGGTGTCCACTCCCCATAAGACTTCAAAATTGCAATGTTCTACTGCTGTTACCTGTTCACCAAAGATGGAATTTGATGATGGTGAAATTGATGATGATCTAGATCCTGCGATGAAGGAGGAGCTTGACAG GGAAGTAGAGGACTTTGCTAGGCGATTGAATTCAGATTGGCCTCAAAGGATGCAAGAGATTTTATCATTGGGTCAAGATAGGAGACTTGTACAAGTATCAATGAACGGCAACTGTTCCAGTCGTAGATGTACAA GTTTGGACAGTAGATAA